One part of the Cottoperca gobio chromosome 14, fCotGob3.1, whole genome shotgun sequence genome encodes these proteins:
- the LOC115018652 gene encoding four and a half LIM domains protein 1-like yields the protein MAESSNCFYCREDLGGKRFVRNEGRPVCVRCHTKFCANSCAECHRPIPVESKELSHKGRYWHEECFRCTKCYKPLAKEPFSTKDDRIMCGKCCSREDAPRCHGCYKAILAGTESVEYKGNSWHDECFTCFNCKRPIGSLSFLSKGSDVYCSPCHDKKFAKHCVCCKKAITSGGVNYQDQPWHSHCFVCSSCSKPLAGTSFTNHQDQVFCVDCYKSSVAKKCSGCQNPITGFGKGVNVVNYEGSSWHEYCFNCKRCSLSLSNKRFVANGKDILCADCSNK from the exons ATGGCAGAGAGCTCGAACTGTTTCTACTGTCGGGAGGACCTCGGGGGGAAGAGGTTCGTCCGCAACGAGGGCCGGCCGGTGTGCGTCCGCTGCCACACCAAGTTCTGCGCCAACTCCTGCGCCGAGTGCCATCGACCCATCCCTGTGGagtcaaag GAACTCAGCCATAAGGGCCGGTACTGGCATGAGGAGTGTTTCCGTTGCACAAAGTGTTACAAGCCTCTGGCCAAGGAGCCCTTCAGCACTAAAGATGACCGCATCATGTGCGGGAAGTGCTGCTCCAGAGAGGATGCTCCACGCTGCCATGGCTGCTACAAAGCCATACTGGCTG GTACGGAGAGTGTGGAGTACAAAGGGAACTCGTGGCACGATGAATgtttcacctgtttcaactgTAAACGACCAATAGGATCGCTGAGTTTCCTCTCCAAAGGAAGTGACGTTTACTGCAGCCCCTGCCATGACAAGAAGTTCGCCAAACACTGCGTCTGCTGCAAAAAG GCCATCACCTCTGGAGGAGTGAACTACCAGGACCAGCCGTGGCACAGCCACTGTTTTGTGTGCAGCTCCTGCTCAAAGCCCCTGGCAGGGACGAGCTTCACCAACCACCAGGACCAGGTCTTCTGTGTGGACTGCTACAAGAGCTCCGTGGCAAAGAAATGCAGTGGCTGCCAAAACCCCATCACAG gtTTTGGTAAAGGAGTGAACGTGGTGAACTATGAGGGCAGCTCCTGGCACGAATACTGCTTCAACTGTAAGAGATGCTCCCTCAGTCTGTCCAACAAGCGTTTCGTAGCCAACGGGAAAGACATCCTCTGCGCCGACTGTAGCAACAAGTAG